The following proteins come from a genomic window of Microbacterium sp. SY138:
- a CDS encoding response regulator transcription factor, which translates to MNDPIRVLLVDDHALLRAGFRTILDTQPDITVVGEASSGAEAVAKASALRPDVIMMDVQMPDMDGIEATGRIVADPEVDAAIAIVTTFDRDDYLYRALDAGAGGFLLKNAGAEDLISAVRALAAGDGMLAPEVTRRVLARFAATPAPAAVATTNSGVSNVTLAEPLTEREAEVLTLLADARSNAEIAQALFIGEATVKTHVSRILQKLGARDRVQAVVLAHRMGLA; encoded by the coding sequence ATGAACGATCCGATCCGTGTCCTGCTCGTCGACGACCATGCCCTGCTGCGCGCCGGCTTCCGCACGATCCTCGACACCCAGCCCGACATCACCGTGGTCGGCGAGGCATCATCGGGAGCCGAGGCGGTCGCCAAGGCATCTGCCCTCCGTCCCGACGTCATCATGATGGACGTGCAGATGCCCGACATGGACGGTATCGAGGCGACCGGACGTATCGTCGCCGACCCGGAGGTCGACGCGGCCATCGCGATCGTGACGACCTTCGATCGCGACGACTACCTGTACCGTGCTCTGGATGCCGGGGCCGGTGGATTCCTGCTCAAGAACGCCGGCGCGGAGGATCTGATCTCAGCCGTCCGGGCGCTCGCCGCCGGTGACGGCATGCTCGCCCCTGAGGTGACCCGCCGCGTGCTGGCACGTTTCGCCGCGACGCCTGCTCCGGCGGCGGTCGCGACCACGAACAGCGGCGTGTCGAACGTCACGCTCGCCGAGCCCCTCACCGAGCGCGAGGCCGAAGTTCTGACGCTGCTCGCCGATGCCCGGAGCAACGCCGAGATCGCGCAGGCGCTGTTCATCGGCGAGGCCACCGTGAAGACACACGTCTCGCGCATCCTCCAGAAGCTGGGCGCCCGCGATCGCGTGCAGGCGGTCGTGCTCGCGCACCGCATGGGTCTCGCCTAG
- a CDS encoding benzoate/H(+) symporter BenE family transporter — MPEAAPLSRPILAGVVTALVGFTSSFAVVLTGLDAVGANAAQAASGLLAASLTMGLACVVLAWRYRMPITVAWSTPGAALLVATGTVEGGWPAAVGAFLVTAALILLTALWPALGALIARIPPSIAQAMLAGVLLPLCLAPITGIVANPWGVAPVVLTWLLFARLAPRWAVPLAFVAAAVVVAVSLVGVSAIGEGTPFDPALLLPRLEFTAPTFTVGALVGLALPLFIVTMASQNVPGVAIMRSFGYEVPWRPAMLVTGVGTALGATAGGHAINLAAISAALAASPDADPDPKRRWVAGVSTGASYLVLAVFSAAFAALVVLAPTAVIPAVAGLALFAAFGSSVQQAIDEPGERIPAVVTFLVAASGIAVLGVSAAFWALLAGLLVRTVLHTPRP; from the coding sequence ATGCCCGAAGCCGCACCCCTGTCCCGCCCGATCCTGGCGGGGGTGGTGACGGCACTCGTCGGATTCACCAGCTCGTTCGCGGTGGTGCTGACCGGGCTCGACGCGGTCGGGGCGAACGCGGCGCAGGCGGCGAGCGGGCTTCTCGCGGCCAGCCTCACGATGGGTCTGGCCTGCGTGGTGCTCGCATGGCGGTATCGCATGCCGATCACGGTCGCCTGGTCGACTCCGGGAGCCGCCCTGCTCGTCGCCACGGGCACCGTCGAGGGTGGATGGCCGGCAGCGGTCGGCGCTTTCCTGGTGACCGCCGCACTCATCCTGCTCACCGCGCTGTGGCCGGCCCTCGGCGCGCTGATCGCCCGCATCCCTCCGTCGATCGCGCAGGCGATGCTCGCCGGCGTGCTGCTGCCCCTGTGCCTGGCCCCGATCACCGGGATCGTCGCGAACCCCTGGGGCGTGGCGCCGGTCGTGCTCACGTGGCTGCTGTTCGCACGCCTCGCACCGCGCTGGGCGGTGCCACTGGCCTTCGTCGCCGCCGCCGTCGTGGTCGCGGTGTCGCTCGTCGGCGTCTCTGCGATCGGCGAAGGCACACCCTTCGACCCTGCCCTGCTCCTGCCGCGCCTCGAATTCACCGCGCCGACGTTCACGGTCGGCGCGCTCGTCGGCCTCGCACTGCCGCTCTTCATCGTGACGATGGCGTCGCAGAACGTGCCGGGCGTCGCGATCATGCGCAGCTTCGGATACGAAGTGCCGTGGCGTCCCGCCATGCTGGTCACCGGGGTCGGCACGGCCCTGGGAGCGACGGCGGGCGGGCACGCCATCAACCTCGCCGCCATCAGCGCGGCACTCGCCGCCTCGCCGGACGCCGACCCCGACCCGAAGAGGCGGTGGGTCGCCGGGGTCTCGACCGGGGCGTCATACCTCGTTCTCGCGGTCTTCTCGGCCGCCTTCGCCGCTCTGGTGGTGCTCGCGCCGACGGCCGTGATCCCGGCCGTCGCCGGTCTGGCGCTGTTCGCCGCGTTCGGCTCATCGGTGCAGCAGGCGATCGACGAACCGGGCGAACGGATCCCCGCCGTTGTGACCTTCCTGGTGGCCGCATCCGGGATCGCCGTGCTCGGGGTCAGCGCCGCGTTCTGGGCCCTCCTCGCCGGACTCCTCGTCCGCACGGTGCTCCACACCCCACGCCCCTGA
- a CDS encoding ATP-binding cassette domain-containing protein, which translates to MLELSGITKSYGSRRVLDDVSFTVAPGRLTGFVGGNGAGKTTTMRIVLGLLSSDGGRVDLDGAPLTTADRRRFGYMPEERGLYPKMKVLEQIVYLARLHGFGKQEATERATALLTELGLGERLNDTIESLSLGNQQRAQIAASLVHDPEVLILDEPFSGLDPLAVDVVAGVLQASAAKGASILFSSHQLDVVERLCDDLVILAGGTIRAAGSRDTLRAEHARDRYELVSAGDAGWLRTEPGVTVVDFEGGYALFDADGPETAQRVLQSAVQRGDVASFAPKHPSLAQIFKEVIQ; encoded by the coding sequence ATGCTCGAACTCTCCGGCATCACCAAGAGCTACGGCTCTCGGCGCGTGCTCGATGACGTGTCCTTCACGGTCGCCCCCGGGCGGCTGACGGGCTTCGTCGGCGGCAACGGCGCCGGCAAGACCACCACCATGCGGATCGTGCTGGGGCTGCTGTCGTCGGACGGCGGCCGTGTCGACCTGGACGGCGCTCCGCTGACGACCGCCGACCGCCGCCGCTTCGGCTACATGCCCGAGGAGCGCGGCCTCTACCCGAAGATGAAGGTGCTTGAGCAGATCGTCTACCTCGCCCGCCTGCACGGCTTCGGCAAGCAGGAGGCCACGGAGCGCGCGACCGCCCTGCTCACGGAGCTCGGGCTCGGCGAGCGGCTGAACGACACCATCGAGTCGCTCTCGCTCGGCAACCAGCAGCGCGCGCAGATCGCCGCGTCGCTCGTGCACGACCCCGAGGTTCTCATCCTCGACGAGCCGTTCTCGGGCCTCGACCCGCTCGCGGTCGACGTGGTCGCGGGAGTCCTGCAGGCCAGTGCCGCCAAGGGCGCATCCATCTTGTTCTCCTCCCACCAGCTCGACGTGGTCGAGCGCCTGTGCGACGACCTCGTCATCCTCGCCGGCGGCACGATCCGCGCGGCCGGTTCCCGAGACACGCTGCGCGCCGAGCACGCCCGTGACCGGTACGAGCTCGTCTCGGCCGGCGACGCCGGATGGCTGCGCACCGAGCCCGGCGTCACGGTCGTCGACTTCGAGGGCGGGTACGCGCTGTTCGACGCGGACGGCCCCGAAACGGCGCAGCGCGTGCTGCAGTCGGCCGTGCAGCGTGGCGACGTCGCCAGCTTCGCCCCCAAGCATCCGTCCCTCGCCCAGATCTTCAAGGAGGTCATCCAGTGA
- a CDS encoding ABC transporter permease has translation MSAPTPVRASNGIWLVAEREIGSKLRSKAFLISTGILLVLALAGIILGGFASKNTDAMPVAATAETASAVSAIPNVEVTTVADQAAAEQLVRDDKVDAAVLPGDGPSGYTIVALQEAPGSLVSALSITPEEVILEPATTNPLLRYFIAIAFGLVFMMAAATFGGTIAQSVVEEKQTRVVEVLLSAIPARTLLAGKVIGNTVLAMGQILALAAVATIGLIVTGQREVLTTLGAPIIWFAVFFLFGFILLAAMFAAAASMVSRQEDIGSTTTPITMLIMAPYILVIVFNDNPLVLTIMSYVPFSAPVGMPMRLFVGEAQWWEPLLSLVILLLSCVAAIVIGAKIYENSLLRMGSRVKLAEALRG, from the coding sequence GTGAGCGCCCCCACCCCTGTCCGCGCCTCGAACGGCATCTGGCTCGTCGCCGAGCGCGAGATCGGCTCGAAGCTGCGCAGCAAGGCGTTCCTGATCTCGACCGGCATCCTGCTGGTGCTCGCGCTCGCCGGTATCATCCTCGGTGGTTTCGCGAGCAAGAACACCGATGCGATGCCGGTCGCAGCGACCGCGGAGACCGCCTCCGCCGTCTCCGCCATCCCGAACGTCGAGGTCACCACGGTCGCCGACCAGGCTGCAGCCGAACAGCTCGTGCGCGACGACAAGGTCGACGCTGCGGTGCTCCCGGGTGATGGCCCCTCGGGCTACACGATCGTCGCGCTGCAGGAGGCGCCGGGCTCGCTCGTCTCGGCCCTGTCGATCACTCCCGAGGAAGTGATCCTGGAACCGGCGACCACCAACCCGCTGCTGCGGTACTTCATCGCGATCGCCTTCGGTCTGGTTTTCATGATGGCAGCGGCGACGTTCGGCGGCACGATCGCGCAGAGCGTCGTCGAGGAGAAGCAGACCCGCGTGGTCGAGGTGCTGCTGTCGGCCATCCCGGCGCGCACACTGCTCGCGGGCAAGGTGATCGGCAACACGGTGCTGGCGATGGGGCAGATCCTCGCCCTGGCGGCCGTGGCCACGATCGGGTTGATCGTCACAGGTCAGCGCGAGGTGCTCACGACCCTCGGGGCGCCGATCATCTGGTTCGCGGTGTTCTTCCTGTTCGGCTTCATCCTGCTGGCGGCGATGTTCGCGGCTGCGGCCTCGATGGTCTCCCGCCAGGAGGACATCGGTTCGACGACCACCCCGATCACGATGCTGATCATGGCCCCGTACATCCTGGTCATCGTCTTCAACGACAACCCGCTGGTGCTGACGATCATGTCGTACGTGCCGTTCTCGGCGCCTGTCGGCATGCCGATGCGCCTGTTCGTCGGCGAGGCCCAGTGGTGGGAGCCGCTGCTGAGCCTGGTGATCCTGCTCCTCAGCTGCGTCGCGGCCATCGTCATCGGCGCCAAGATCTACGAGAACTCGCTGCTGCGCATGGGCTCCCGGGTCAAGCTCGCCGAGGCGCTGCGCGGCTGA
- a CDS encoding bifunctional proline dehydrogenase/L-glutamate gamma-semialdehyde dehydrogenase encodes MPVAADTTTPRTEDVAALVKRWLVESETHPVEPAAQRLSEVLKDPNGLAFTVGFVDGVMRPEDLRVAGRKLAELSDITPSLLPGYLRAAIKTGGFWAPKLPGVVVPISRRVLRAMVGHLVLDATPSKLGPAIAKLRKSGNRLNLNLLGEAVLGEREAGHRLQGTRDFLARDDVDYVSIKVSSVVSQLSMWSFDEAVADVVEKLTPLYELAAKAEAKGKAKFINLDMEEYRDLDLTIAAFTSILDQPGLENLEAGIVLQAYLPDALGAMQHLQEWAAARRAKGGAPIKVRVVKGANLAMEEVDAAIHGWPLATYGTKQDSDTNYKRVLDWAMTPERLDAVRIGIAGHNLFDIAYTWLLAQARGVADPSGADPLVEYEMLLGMATGQAEAVRKDVGRLLLYTPVVNPAEFDVAIAYLVRRLEENASPENFMSAVFELASNPSLLTRERERFERSLAALATDEAGFVPGPHRVQDRTVLDSDAEAPSGTTTGFENQADTDPAIAANRAWGREILSRSVGSTLGLDTIAIAKVETDAELDGIFSAATAAAEKWAALPAADRAAVLHRAGDELAARRGQLIEIMAHEAGKTIAEADPEISEAIDFAHYYAERAKDLETVSGADFVPSKVTVVTPPWNFPVAIPAGGVLAGLASGSAVIIKPAKLTQRCGAVMVEALWAAGVPRDLLALVDLASRDLGTRLVAGPAVDRVILTGAYETAQLFRSFRSDLPLLAETSGKNAIIVTPSADLDLAAADVARSAFGHAGQKCSAASLAILVGSVADSKRFERQLVDAVTSMRVGLPDDPATQMGPIIEPANGKLLTALTKLEKGERWLVEPRKLDDEGKQWTPGVKTGVREGSYFHLTEFFGPVLGIMHAKDLDEALRLQNAVDYGLTAGIHSLDSDEVATWLDRVEAGNLYVNRGITGAIVQRQPFGGWKRSAVGAGAKAGGPNYLFGLGEWTPAELPAAAPSAAVVPAVGALLDATASEVDTAEAEWLHRAAASDERAWVDEFGAVSDKSGLGVERNLFRYRPVAVDVRIGESAPLVDGVRVLAAALRSGSPFTVSAPALPARIEKALRAHGVTVKHESDAAWTKRYAKAANSWHRVRLVGGDAAALHEALDGSPDVAVWSHAVTGAGRVEMLPFLHEQAVSITNHRFGNPTTLADGVI; translated from the coding sequence ATGCCTGTCGCCGCCGACACCACCACCCCCCGTACCGAAGACGTCGCCGCCCTGGTGAAGCGCTGGCTCGTCGAGAGCGAGACCCACCCCGTCGAGCCCGCCGCCCAGCGCCTGTCCGAGGTACTCAAGGACCCGAACGGACTCGCGTTCACGGTCGGCTTCGTCGACGGCGTGATGCGTCCGGAAGACCTGCGCGTCGCCGGCCGTAAGCTCGCCGAGCTGAGCGACATCACCCCGTCGCTGCTGCCCGGCTACCTGCGCGCCGCGATCAAGACGGGCGGCTTCTGGGCGCCGAAGCTCCCCGGCGTGGTCGTGCCGATCTCGCGTCGCGTGCTGCGCGCCATGGTCGGGCACCTCGTGCTCGACGCCACGCCCTCCAAGCTCGGCCCCGCGATCGCGAAGCTGCGCAAGAGTGGCAACCGGCTCAACCTCAACTTGCTCGGCGAGGCCGTGCTCGGCGAGCGCGAAGCGGGACACCGCTTGCAGGGCACCCGCGACTTCCTCGCCCGCGACGACGTCGACTACGTGTCGATCAAGGTCTCCAGCGTCGTGAGCCAGCTGTCGATGTGGTCGTTCGACGAGGCCGTGGCCGATGTCGTCGAGAAGCTGACCCCGCTCTACGAGCTCGCCGCGAAGGCCGAGGCGAAGGGCAAGGCCAAGTTCATCAACCTCGACATGGAGGAGTACCGCGACCTCGACCTGACGATCGCGGCCTTCACGAGCATCCTCGACCAGCCGGGGCTCGAGAACCTCGAAGCCGGCATCGTGCTGCAGGCTTACCTGCCCGACGCCCTCGGTGCCATGCAGCACCTGCAGGAGTGGGCCGCCGCCCGCCGTGCCAAGGGCGGAGCGCCGATCAAGGTGCGCGTCGTCAAGGGCGCGAACCTGGCGATGGAAGAGGTCGACGCGGCGATCCACGGCTGGCCGCTCGCCACCTACGGCACCAAGCAGGACTCCGACACCAACTACAAGCGGGTGCTCGACTGGGCCATGACCCCGGAGCGACTGGACGCCGTGCGCATCGGCATCGCCGGCCACAACCTGTTCGACATCGCCTACACCTGGCTGCTCGCCCAGGCGCGTGGGGTCGCCGACCCGTCCGGCGCCGATCCGCTCGTCGAGTACGAGATGCTGCTGGGCATGGCGACCGGGCAGGCCGAGGCCGTCCGCAAGGACGTCGGCCGCCTGCTGCTGTACACGCCGGTCGTGAACCCGGCCGAGTTCGACGTCGCGATCGCGTACCTGGTGCGCCGCCTCGAAGAGAACGCCAGCCCCGAGAACTTCATGTCGGCCGTGTTCGAGCTGGCTTCGAACCCGTCGCTGCTCACCCGCGAGCGGGAGCGCTTCGAGCGCTCGCTGGCCGCGCTCGCGACCGATGAGGCGGGATTCGTCCCCGGCCCCCACCGCGTGCAGGACCGTACCGTTCTGGATTCCGACGCCGAGGCGCCCTCCGGAACCACCACCGGCTTCGAGAACCAGGCCGACACCGATCCGGCCATCGCCGCGAACCGCGCATGGGGCCGCGAGATCCTGAGCCGCTCGGTGGGCTCGACGCTCGGCCTCGACACCATCGCGATCGCCAAGGTCGAGACGGATGCCGAGCTCGACGGCATCTTCTCCGCAGCGACCGCCGCCGCCGAGAAGTGGGCAGCGCTCCCTGCCGCTGATCGCGCTGCCGTGCTGCATCGCGCGGGAGACGAGCTCGCCGCGCGCCGTGGTCAGCTCATCGAGATCATGGCCCACGAGGCGGGCAAGACCATCGCCGAGGCCGACCCCGAGATCAGCGAGGCCATCGACTTCGCGCACTACTACGCCGAGCGCGCGAAGGACCTCGAGACCGTCTCTGGTGCCGACTTCGTGCCGTCGAAGGTCACCGTGGTCACGCCGCCGTGGAACTTCCCCGTCGCCATCCCCGCGGGTGGGGTGCTCGCGGGTCTGGCCTCGGGTTCGGCCGTCATCATCAAACCCGCGAAGCTCACGCAGCGCTGCGGCGCGGTGATGGTCGAGGCGCTGTGGGCCGCCGGTGTGCCGCGCGACCTGCTCGCGCTCGTCGACCTCGCTTCGCGCGACCTCGGTACACGCCTCGTGGCCGGCCCTGCGGTGGATCGCGTGATCCTCACGGGGGCGTACGAGACGGCGCAGCTGTTCCGCTCGTTCCGCTCCGACCTGCCGCTGCTCGCCGAGACCAGCGGCAAGAACGCGATCATCGTGACGCCCTCGGCAGACCTCGACCTGGCGGCCGCCGACGTGGCTCGCAGCGCGTTCGGCCACGCGGGGCAGAAGTGCTCCGCGGCGTCGCTGGCGATCCTCGTCGGATCCGTCGCCGACTCGAAGCGATTCGAGCGTCAGCTGGTGGATGCCGTGACCTCGATGCGCGTCGGCCTGCCCGATGACCCCGCCACCCAGATGGGCCCGATCATCGAGCCGGCGAACGGCAAGCTGCTCACCGCGCTCACGAAGCTCGAGAAGGGCGAGCGCTGGCTGGTCGAGCCGCGCAAGCTCGACGACGAGGGAAAGCAGTGGACGCCCGGTGTGAAGACCGGCGTGCGCGAGGGCTCGTACTTCCACCTCACCGAGTTCTTCGGGCCGGTGCTCGGCATCATGCACGCGAAGGACCTGGACGAGGCGCTGCGCCTGCAGAACGCTGTCGACTACGGCCTGACCGCCGGCATCCACTCGCTCGACTCCGACGAGGTCGCCACCTGGCTCGACCGTGTCGAGGCGGGCAACCTGTACGTGAACCGCGGCATCACCGGCGCGATCGTGCAGCGTCAGCCGTTCGGTGGCTGGAAGCGCTCGGCCGTCGGAGCGGGCGCCAAGGCCGGAGGCCCGAACTACCTCTTCGGTCTCGGCGAGTGGACCCCGGCCGAGCTTCCGGCCGCCGCCCCGAGCGCGGCCGTCGTGCCCGCGGTCGGCGCACTGCTGGACGCGACTGCCTCCGAGGTCGACACGGCCGAGGCCGAGTGGCTGCACCGCGCCGCCGCATCCGACGAGCGCGCCTGGGTCGACGAGTTCGGCGCGGTGAGCGACAAGTCCGGGCTCGGGGTCGAGCGCAACCTCTTCCGCTACCGTCCGGTCGCGGTCGACGTGCGCATCGGCGAGAGCGCGCCGCTGGTCGACGGTGTCCGCGTGCTCGCGGCCGCCCTGCGCAGCGGCAGCCCGTTCACGGTGTCGGCACCGGCCCTGCCCGCACGCATCGAGAAGGCGCTGCGTGCGCACGGTGTGACCGTGAAGCACGAGTCGGACGCGGCGTGGACCAAGCGCTACGCCAAGGCGGCGAACTCGTGGCACCGCGTACGGCTGGTCGGCGGCGACGCCGCGGCCCTGCATGAGGCGCTCGACGGAAGCCCCGATGTGGCGGTCTGGTCGCACGCCGTGACCGGTGCCGGCCGCGTGGAGATGCTGCCGTTCCTGCACGAGCAGGCCGTATCGATCACGAACCACCGCTTCGGCAACCCGACCACCCTCGCCGACGGCGTGATCTGA